In the Daphnia magna isolate NIES unplaced genomic scaffold, ASM2063170v1.1 Dm_contigs132, whole genome shotgun sequence genome, one interval contains:
- the LOC116923926 gene encoding uncharacterized protein LOC116923926 yields the protein MRVAHLSELDRMDLGRDPTALRQFAEKARTHFFDLTRIGETSSSDIIERLCRKLHPADRLEWNSRRGTGLERRSLNEFGEWLCVRASAYQNAYNIAAEQSSGNGFGSSRHRTTTARAHHTSFEPDRSDKPYKSRCYCCNEEHRVLSCPTFKAMPTKEKIRFCIRRRLCLKCFGAKHSAKDCTFGKGCGVKDCPYEHHSLLHDAGNIPTVKGDSHHTSLSARADQMKVALGVIGTEAYAMDGTVIPVSVMIDEGSDTTLFREDFLRRLKIIGKKQKLDLVGVTGAERYDSQRADVRFRLPDGEETIIAGLTIPQVARPTPIVNWDELKQRWPHLADVPVMKNGGKIDVLLGLDHSHLIAVLESRVGGDDEPFASRTRLGWIVRGLLGGDIGPMTARSYHLTATSREEGPAVQDCLDAEFRAFCETENFGTEFRGEGLSESEQKAEKIVNEGLRKLEVGYEAPLTWIEGEPAFENNRKLAQHRLQDLRQRFKKDPKLEEDYRKAIKKYIDEGYASLVEDENPYSNDQFYLPHHGVYKKGEIAFSADITAMYSRIRLKPSDARFHRFLWQEPGSEKILTYQIDRLPFGLNFSPFIALKTVQRAAADAKTGKKDCIEAVENNMYMDDLLKAADSEELAIDNAKNIRDGLAEGDFHLTNWISNSPKLVAALQPIESSTVDSTCSLASDEAEKLLGIFYEPSTDDLTFRVTGADEVEWTRAGLLSKVAAVYDPLGRAAPLIVKAKIKLRELGIKGLNWKDVVTGEDKAWWQRWFSTLKQLNSIRMPRNLQPNKRNIKNSQLLTFCDASEEAVAAAVYLNTSYEDGSSSCRLVMAKIKLAPRKTISIPKLELNAALLGARLSRYVEEALNLPGLTRLFWTDSSTTRNWLRAVAAHYTPFVSHRIGEIQPVTDPSEWRFVPGKQNIADVATRSLLVDEEPIPPGWLEGPDFLKQPVDLWPKDLPWMAVSAERRAAHSQHLTKTRFEHDWSKLKIDSSNLSSCLKMEGPYQELVRRCQEEEFNEEIQQLRRNRPLSRTSRLQQLSPFLDSDGILRLGGRIRRARLPYDILHPPILPGKHVLAEAIIIAIHNEEHHVGTDFLHSKARQHFWILQGKELAKKIRFKCSTCIKTRAKLATQKMGDLPAAHLAQSLSTPDFLYCFRRFVGEYAKPSEVFSDNGTNFVGAEKEMVAAVRELQMDDKFQEFVQTKSIVWKFQPPSAPHFGGSHESLVKSVKRALYRALDTEKASLRYPTDEMLRTLLKEVSGQLNSRPLTLASNDPEDFRPITPRDFLNLPPTSDLPAGIVKNGLPRDHVRYVKKMANLVWDLWTKFYLPTLIPRRKWTKEERNFVVGDAVMVSESNLPPSQWKTGRVIEVFPGSDGLVRVVKVKTGSGDYLRAIHRLVLLEQSSASVPLTSGENVPAKIDA from the exons CAAGCCCTACAAAAGTCGTTGTTATTGTTGCAATGAAGAGCACCGTGTTTTATCTTGCCCAACGTTCAAGGCAATGCCGACCAAGGAGAAGATCCGATTCTGCATTAGAAGGCGGTTGTGTCTCAAATGTTTTGGGGCGAAGCATTCAGCCAAAGATTGTACGTTTGGAAAAGGATGTGGAGTGAAGGATTGCCCTTATGAACATCACAGCTTACTCCATGATGCAGGGAATATTCCGACTGTAAAAGGCGACAGTCATCACACTTCTCTTTCAGCCCGAGCGGATCAAATGAAGGTGGCGCTGGGAGTAATTGGGACCGAAGCCTACGCTATGGATGGTACAGTTATTCCGGTGTCGGTGATGATCGATGAAGGCAGCGACACTACACTGTTTCGAGAAGATTTCCTCCGGCGCCTGAAGATAATagggaagaaacaaaagctggATCTTGTTGGTGTGACAGGTGCCGAACGTTACGATTCCCAACGTGCTGACGTGCGATTTCGACTACCTGACGGCGAAGAAACGATTATCGCCGGACTGACGATACCGCAAGTCGCTCGCCCTACTCCAATTGTTAATTGGGATGAACTGAAGCAACGTTGGCCCCATCTTGCCGACGTGCCCGTTATGAAGAATGGAGGGAAGATTGACGTATTGCTGGGCCTTGATCATTCTCATTTGATTGCAGTGTTAGAATCGAGAGTAGGTGGAGATGATGAACCATTTGCCTCTCGAACCCGATTGGGATGGATTGTTCGTGGCTTGCTTGGAGGAGACATTGGTCCGATGACTGCACGCTCTTATCATCTCACTGCAACGTCAAGAGAAGAAGGTCCGGCTGTTCAAGACTGCTTAGATGCCGAATTTAGAGCCTTTTGCGAAACAGAAAACTTTGGAACGGAGTTTCGAGGCGAAGGTTTGTCGGAGTCAGAGCAGAAGGCCGAGAAAATCGTCAATGAAGGTTTGCGAAAATTAGAAGTTGGCTATGAAGCTCCGCTGACTTGGATTGAAGGTGAACCAGCATTTGAAAATAATCGAAAGCTCGCACAACATCGTCTTCAAGATTTACGACAACGCTTCAAGAAGGACCCTAAGCTTGAAGAAGATTACCGAAAAGCCATAAAGAAATATATCGATGAAGGATATGCGTCGCTAGTTGAAGATGAAAATCCCTACTCCAACGACCAGTTTTATCTTCCCCATCACGGAGTCTACAAAAAG GGAGAAATCGCCTTTTCAGCAGATATCACAGCCATGTACAGCCGAATTCGACTGAAGCCAAGTGATGCCCGATTTCATCGATTCCTATGGCAGGAACCTGGATCAGAAAAGATTTTAACGTATCAGATCGACCGTCTGCCCTTCGGACTAAATTTTTCTCCGTTTATTGCTCTCAAGACAGTGCAGCGAGCTGCTGCCGATGCAAAGACGGGGAAGAAGGATTGCATTGAAGCGGTCGAGAATAACATGTACATGGACGATTTATTAAAAGCTGCCGATAGTGAAGAATTAGCCATTGACAACGCGAAGAATATTCGGGACGGATTGGCAGAAGGAGATTTTCATCTTACCAATTGGATCTCAAACTCACCAAAACTTGTCGCAGCTCTTCAACCAATTGAAAGCTCTACCGTTGATTCAACATGCAGTTTAGCTTCTGATGAAGCCGAAAAGTTGCTGGGAATATTTTACGAGCCTAGTACCGACGATCTAACCTTCCGAGTAACCGGTGCGGATGAGGTGGAGTGGACACGTGCTGGATTACTCAGCAAAGTGGCCGCCGTTTATGATCCATTAGGTCGTGCAGCTCCTCTGATTGTCAAAGCGAAGATTAAACTACGCGAATTAGGCATCAAGGGCCTGAATTGGAAGGACGTCGTGACCGGAGAAGATAAGGCATGGTGGCAACGCTGGTTCAGCACGCTGAAACAATTAAACAGCATCCGGATGCCAAGGAATCTTCAGCCGaacaaaagaaatatcaaGAACAGTCAACTCTTAACGTTTTGTGATGCATCTGAAGAGGCCGTTGCAGCTGCAGTGTATTTGAATACCTCCTACGAAGACGGTTCCTCTAGTTGCCGATTGGTGATGGCGAAAATAAAATTGGCTCCTCGTAAAACTATTTCAATTCCTAAATTGGAACTTAATGCCGCTCTGCTTGGCGCAAGACTTTCCAGGTACGTGGAAGAGGCGCTAAACCTTCCTGGTCTCACCCGACTGTTCTGGACGGATTCAAGTACCACACGGAATTGGCTTCGAGCTGTTGCCGCTCACTATACGCCATTTGTCAGCCATAGAATTGGAGAAATTCAACCTGTCACCGATCCGAGCGAATGGAGATTTGTGcctggaaaacaaaatatcgCAGATGTCGCTACGCGGTCGCTTCTCGTCGATGAAGAACCAATTCCACCTGGCTGGCTAGAAGGTCCTGATTTCCTGAAACAACCGGTTGACCTGTGGCCAAAAGATTTACCCTGGATGGCTGTTTCCGCCGAGCGACGTGCTGCCCATTCTCAACATTTGACGAAAACACGGTTCGAGCATGATtggtcaaaattgaaaattgattcATCTAATCTTTCCAGCTGTCTCAAGATGGAAGGCCCCTACCAAGAGTTGGTGCGTCGGTGTCAAGAAGAGGAATTTAATGAAGAGATCCAGCAGCTCCGCCGAAATAGACCGCTCAGCCGAACATCGAGACTTCAACAATTAAGTCCGTTTTTAGATAGCGACGGAATTCTACGACTTGGAGGCCGCATCCGTCGAGCCCGTTTACCCTATGACATCCTGCATCCTCCAATCCTGCCAGGAAAGCATGTTCTTGCAGAGGCGATCATCATAGCGATCCATAACGAGGAGCATCACGTCGGCACGGATTTTCTACATTCAAAGGCTCGGCAACACTTCTGGATTCTACAAGGGAAGGAGCTGGCAAAGAAAATTCGCTTCAAATGTTCAACTTGTATTAAGACAAGAGCCAAGTTAGCAACTCAGAAGATGGGAGATCTTCCAGCTGCCC ACCTGGCCCAATCATTGTCGACGCCggattttctttattgttttcgtCGCTTTGTCGGGGAGTATGCAAAACCATCCGAAGTCTTCAGTGATAATGGCACGAATTTCGTCGGCgcagaaaaggaaatggtggCAGCCGTTCGTGAGCTACAGATGGACGACAAATTTCAAGAATTCGTTCAAACGAAGTCGATTGTTTGGAAATTCCAGCCGCCCAGTGCTCCACATTTCGGCGGATCTCATGAATCGTTGGTGAAATCCGTGAAAAGAGCGCTCTACCGAGCATTGGATACGGAAAAGGCCAGCTTAAGATATCCGACGGATGAGATGCTGAGAACTCTGCTGAAGGAGGTATCAGGCCAGCTAAACAGCCGTCCCTTGACGCTCGCGAGTAACGACCCGGAAGATTTTCGACCAATTACCCCAAGAGATTTCTTAAATTTGCCGCCAACTTCCGATTTACCTGCTGGAATCGTCAAAAATGGTCTCCCTCGGGACCATGTGAGATATGTCAAGAAGATGGCTAATCTCGTTTGGGATTTGTGGACAAAATTTTATCTTCCCACTTTAATTCCTCGACGAAAATGGACGAAGGAGGAAAGGAATTTTGTCGTCGGAGACGCCGTGATGGTGTCAGAGAGCAATCTACCGCCCAGCCAATGGAAAACGGGGCGCGTGATCGAAGTCTTCCCTGGATCCGACGGTCTCGTCCGAGTAGTCAAAGTGAAGACTGGTAGCGGTGATTATTTACGAGCAATCCATCGACTAGTATTATTGGAACAAAGCTCGGCCAGCGTTCCGCTGACCTCGGGGGAGAATGTTCCAGCGAAAATCGACGCTTAA